The Candidatus Nanohalococcus occultus genome contains a region encoding:
- a CDS encoding dihydrolipoamide acetyltransferase family protein has product MKFEFPDTGEGVTEGEFLQWLVEEGEDVEEDQAVAEAETDKAVIDIPAPADGTIQSLKASPGDTVKVGDVIMELDTVEPSKEVESEEDTESEEKQVQETSEDELYSRDRVLALPKARKLAEEKGVDLESLEIDGRIREKDVLNAAESDTGGKDSESTESTEPDQKIMATPSVRKLAREKEIDIQEVEGSGRGGKITRDDVLSFIEEGASHKSTDRTFEDDGGAERVEMSKLRKTVASRMEKSRFTAPHVTHVEKADLEELSAMRDRVNESSEQHLTYLPFVIKALVEALEKHPDLNAELDESNEEIVRYSSFDFNVAVDTEKGLMVPLIREVGEKSIVDIASEIEEKAEKAQDGDLSSSEMENGTFSVTNLGVIGGEEFTPIINYPQTAILGLGKISETAEVIDGEIQPRKTVKLSLSYDHRVVDGADAARFVNDVVENLENPEKLLVNL; this is encoded by the coding sequence GTGAAATTCGAGTTTCCGGATACGGGCGAGGGAGTGACGGAAGGAGAGTTCCTCCAGTGGCTTGTAGAAGAAGGAGAAGATGTCGAAGAAGATCAAGCGGTAGCGGAAGCTGAGACCGATAAAGCAGTAATCGACATACCTGCTCCGGCAGACGGCACCATCCAAAGCCTGAAAGCCTCTCCAGGAGATACCGTAAAGGTTGGAGACGTTATAATGGAGCTAGATACCGTAGAACCGAGTAAAGAAGTCGAGAGCGAAGAAGACACGGAGTCAGAAGAAAAACAGGTTCAAGAAACCAGCGAGGACGAATTGTACTCCCGAGACCGAGTTCTTGCGCTTCCAAAGGCACGTAAGCTCGCCGAAGAGAAAGGAGTTGATCTCGAATCTCTGGAAATAGACGGCCGGATCAGGGAAAAAGACGTTTTGAACGCAGCAGAATCCGATACCGGCGGAAAAGATTCGGAAAGCACCGAAAGCACCGAACCCGATCAAAAAATAATGGCTACGCCCTCAGTCCGGAAACTGGCTAGGGAGAAAGAAATCGACATCCAAGAAGTCGAAGGCTCCGGTCGCGGAGGAAAAATCACCAGAGACGACGTTCTGAGTTTCATAGAAGAAGGAGCATCTCATAAGAGTACGGATAGAACTTTTGAAGACGATGGAGGCGCTGAAAGAGTGGAGATGTCGAAGCTGCGTAAAACCGTGGCCTCTCGCATGGAAAAATCGCGTTTTACCGCACCTCACGTAACCCATGTTGAAAAGGCTGACTTAGAAGAGCTAAGTGCCATGAGAGATAGGGTAAATGAGAGCAGCGAACAGCATTTAACCTATCTTCCGTTCGTTATCAAGGCCTTGGTCGAGGCACTGGAGAAACACCCTGATCTTAACGCAGAGCTGGATGAATCAAACGAGGAGATCGTAAGATACTCGAGTTTTGATTTCAATGTAGCAGTCGATACAGAAAAAGGGCTTATGGTGCCTCTTATCAGAGAAGTCGGCGAAAAGAGCATAGTTGACATCGCCAGCGAAATAGAGGAAAAAGCAGAAAAAGCTCAGGACGGCGATCTTTCATCATCCGAGATGGAAAACGGTACATTCTCCGTCACAAATCTCGGAGTGATCGGCGGAGAAGAGTTCACACCAATTATTAACTATCCTCAGACAGCTATTCTAGGCCTAGGTAAAATATCGGAGACCGCGGAAGTAATCGATGGCGAGATACAGCCTCGTAAAACCGTGAAGCTCTCGCTTTCATACGATCACCGCGTGGTCGACGGCGCGGATGCCGCTAGATTTGTAAACGACGTCGTTGAAAACCTTGAAAACCCTGAAAAACTACTGGTGAATCTTTAG
- a CDS encoding alpha-ketoacid dehydrogenase subunit beta: MPEKMNIVEAINAALHDELENDEDVLMYGEDVGEDGGVFRATKDLQEEFGEKRCFSSPLAESGIVGTAIGMSLYGKRPVPEIQFSGFSYLAFHQIKEHAARFRTRTRGTKEVPLTVRAPYGGGINALEHHCESPESYFAHAQGLHVVIPSNPQDAYSLLRKSIQLDDPVVFLEPKQTYRAFKEEVERDPDAAELESSKVIEEGKDVTLVAWGAMVPVAEEAAETIDADVEIIDLRTIYPTDFDTVIESVKKTGRCAIVHEAPKTGGFGAEIAARINEQAILHLEAPVERIAAPDVPYPLYSLEDYYMPDENQVKKGLENVLEF, from the coding sequence ATGCCGGAAAAGATGAACATAGTTGAAGCGATTAACGCAGCGCTCCACGATGAGCTTGAAAATGACGAAGACGTCTTGATGTATGGAGAAGACGTTGGAGAGGACGGAGGCGTTTTCCGAGCCACCAAAGACCTACAGGAAGAGTTCGGCGAGAAAAGATGTTTTTCCTCACCTCTCGCAGAGTCAGGGATTGTCGGAACCGCTATCGGAATGAGTCTTTACGGCAAACGCCCGGTACCGGAGATCCAGTTTTCAGGTTTCTCATACCTGGCGTTCCATCAGATCAAAGAACACGCAGCAAGGTTCCGGACCAGAACACGTGGAACCAAGGAAGTGCCGTTAACCGTTAGAGCGCCTTACGGCGGAGGAATCAACGCATTAGAACACCACTGTGAGTCCCCGGAGTCTTACTTTGCTCACGCACAGGGACTTCACGTAGTGATTCCCTCGAACCCTCAGGACGCATACTCTCTTCTGAGAAAATCCATCCAGCTCGATGATCCTGTTGTGTTTTTAGAGCCTAAACAGACCTACAGAGCATTCAAAGAGGAAGTCGAGCGGGATCCGGATGCCGCCGAGCTTGAAAGCTCAAAAGTAATAGAGGAAGGAAAGGACGTAACACTGGTCGCCTGGGGTGCGATGGTGCCGGTCGCAGAGGAAGCCGCAGAAACAATCGATGCGGACGTAGAAATTATCGATCTGCGCACAATCTATCCCACAGACTTCGATACAGTGATTGAATCGGTTAAAAAGACAGGTCGGTGCGCTATAGTTCACGAGGCACCGAAGACCGGTGGCTTCGGAGCAGAGATAGCGGCGAGAATCAACGAACAAGCAATTCTACATCTTGAGGCTCCGGTAGAGCGGATTGCCGCACCGGACGTACCTTACCCGCTTTACAGTTTGGAAGATTACTACATGCCGGATGAAAACCAGGTCAAAAAAGGACTGGAAAACGTCTTAGAGTTCTAG
- the pdhA gene encoding pyruvate dehydrogenase (acetyl-transferring) E1 component subunit alpha — protein sequence MMAANQVYEGAIKRIEVMAQDEESSLEKDQLHEIYRQMILARKFDEKAFKLQRRGEVSTYAPHKGQEASQIGAVFAMNDDDWMVPSFRETAAYIARGAPLDKLFQRWMGDARGQKDLENDLPVAIPVGTQNLHAVGIGMAMSFDEEEKAVVGFTGDGSTSEGDFHEALNFSGVFDAHSVIVVQNNQYAISMPVEKQTNAETIAQKALAYGIEGIQVDGNDVLAVIEAMNEALEKARNGEPVLLEAVTYRLEDHTTSDDSTRYRDEQEVEEWKEHDPILRLKDYLKENDQWDESLEEYEEKAEEKINEAANKAMEVEDPEMEEMFEYVYKEMPDLLKKDKKELEEVEK from the coding sequence ATGATGGCTGCGAATCAGGTATACGAAGGCGCGATAAAAAGGATAGAAGTAATGGCTCAAGACGAAGAATCAAGTCTTGAGAAAGATCAACTACACGAAATCTACCGGCAAATGATACTAGCAAGGAAGTTCGACGAGAAAGCGTTCAAGCTACAGCGCCGGGGAGAGGTCAGCACTTACGCACCGCATAAAGGGCAGGAGGCCTCCCAGATCGGGGCAGTCTTCGCTATGAACGACGATGACTGGATGGTTCCTTCGTTTAGAGAGACCGCAGCCTACATAGCCCGCGGCGCCCCGCTGGATAAGCTTTTCCAGCGCTGGATGGGCGATGCCCGTGGACAGAAAGACCTGGAAAATGACCTGCCTGTTGCGATCCCTGTAGGCACACAGAACCTCCACGCCGTCGGAATCGGAATGGCGATGTCATTCGATGAGGAGGAAAAAGCAGTTGTAGGTTTCACAGGAGACGGTTCAACCAGTGAAGGAGATTTTCACGAAGCACTGAACTTTTCAGGAGTCTTCGATGCTCACTCAGTTATCGTAGTTCAGAACAACCAGTATGCGATCTCGATGCCTGTTGAAAAACAGACAAACGCCGAGACAATAGCTCAGAAAGCCCTGGCTTATGGTATAGAAGGAATACAGGTCGACGGGAACGATGTGCTGGCAGTAATCGAGGCGATGAACGAGGCGCTGGAAAAAGCCCGTAACGGAGAGCCAGTTTTACTTGAAGCAGTGACTTACCGTTTAGAGGACCATACCACAAGCGATGATTCAACCCGTTACAGAGACGAACAAGAGGTCGAAGAGTGGAAAGAACACGACCCAATTCTCAGGTTAAAGGATTACTTGAAGGAAAACGATCAGTGGGATGAATCCCTGGAAGAATACGAGGAAAAAGCAGAGGAAAAGATAAATGAGGCGGCGAACAAGGCGATGGAAGTCGAGGACCCGGAGATGGAGGAGATGTTCGAGTACGTCTACAAGGAGATGCCGGATCTGCTGAAAAAGGACAAGAAAGAGCTAGAGGAGGTCGAAAAGTAA
- a CDS encoding acetate--CoA ligase family protein codes for MLDELFSPEKIAVLGASRTEGKTGHEVFDNLIHDFEGEVVPVNPNAEEIHGHRCYEEIPGDVDLAVIVVPGKIVPDVLKQCGEKGVGAAIVISAGFSETGNQELEDKVRKIAKRHDIDLLGPNVLGVINTENAMNASFASRMPEKGSISFMSQSGAFCTAILDYAKAEHIGFRHFVSLGNKTLLNEVDMLEKWRKDSTETIIGYTEGIDNGREFIDEARKTSEEKPVVFVKSGRTSSGGAAASSHTGSIAGSYEAYKAAFRTSGVIEAESNRELLDLARAFDYQPLPDGENVAVVTNAGGPGVIATDEIEEQGLELAAFRDSTRRKLDRDLPDESANHNPVDVIGDAGHERYKNALKAVLADENTDAVLVILTPQANTEIEKTAKTVVNVASDFDKPLMAAFIGEDQVQKGMEILEENKIPDFQDPKDAVKSLKSMSEYREFLETDRTLRKVEYDKKEAKEALESMKSFEDAQKLLEAYGFEFPMSYLCQAPRDAKKAASKTGYPVVAKLDSPDISHKTELEGVKTGLEDKKEVTDAFQTVIDNAYHQTSGGGIDINGVVVQEQVEGLEVAIGLKRDPQFGPMVMVGLGGIYIEALRDVSFGIAPISEQEAGKMIEELQSHELFEGARGKEFATEKLKAAIIRMGEIGLNHSEIQAIDINPLILTEDSALVADIEVESDQ; via the coding sequence ATGTTAGACGAACTGTTCTCTCCCGAGAAGATAGCGGTCCTCGGAGCCTCCCGAACGGAGGGAAAAACCGGTCACGAGGTCTTCGATAACCTAATACACGACTTCGAGGGAGAAGTGGTTCCTGTAAACCCGAATGCCGAGGAAATACACGGACATCGTTGCTACGAGGAAATACCAGGCGACGTTGATCTAGCTGTTATCGTAGTACCTGGAAAAATTGTGCCAGACGTACTCAAACAGTGCGGGGAAAAAGGAGTAGGAGCCGCAATTGTAATCAGCGCAGGTTTTTCCGAGACAGGTAATCAGGAACTCGAGGACAAGGTAAGAAAAATTGCCAAACGCCATGATATAGATCTGCTTGGACCGAACGTCTTAGGCGTTATAAACACGGAAAATGCGATGAACGCATCTTTTGCCTCAAGAATGCCGGAGAAAGGAAGTATTTCTTTCATGAGTCAGAGCGGAGCGTTCTGTACAGCTATACTGGACTATGCGAAGGCAGAACACATCGGATTCCGGCATTTCGTATCGCTCGGAAACAAAACACTGTTGAACGAGGTTGATATGCTTGAAAAATGGCGCAAAGACTCGACAGAAACCATAATTGGATACACTGAGGGTATAGATAATGGAAGAGAGTTTATAGATGAGGCGCGGAAGACTTCGGAGGAAAAACCTGTTGTATTTGTAAAATCCGGGAGGACTTCGAGTGGAGGAGCGGCCGCATCATCTCATACGGGATCTATTGCAGGGAGCTACGAGGCATACAAGGCAGCTTTCCGAACCTCTGGGGTTATAGAGGCCGAATCAAACCGAGAACTACTTGATCTTGCCAGAGCATTTGATTATCAGCCGCTCCCTGATGGAGAAAATGTTGCGGTTGTAACAAACGCAGGTGGGCCAGGTGTTATTGCCACCGACGAGATAGAAGAACAGGGACTTGAACTGGCGGCTTTTCGGGACTCAACACGCAGGAAGCTGGATCGAGATCTTCCTGACGAGTCAGCGAATCACAACCCTGTGGATGTAATCGGCGATGCCGGCCATGAAAGGTACAAAAACGCGTTAAAGGCTGTACTGGCTGATGAAAACACTGATGCGGTATTGGTGATACTTACACCTCAGGCAAATACAGAGATAGAGAAAACTGCGAAGACCGTTGTCAATGTGGCCTCGGATTTCGATAAACCGCTCATGGCTGCGTTCATTGGCGAGGATCAGGTACAGAAAGGCATGGAGATCCTTGAAGAGAATAAAATACCTGATTTCCAGGACCCTAAAGATGCGGTAAAGTCGCTGAAATCAATGAGCGAGTATAGAGAGTTTCTCGAGACCGACCGAACCCTGAGAAAGGTCGAATATGATAAAAAAGAAGCTAAAGAAGCTCTAGAGTCGATGAAGAGCTTTGAAGACGCTCAAAAGCTTCTGGAAGCATATGGCTTCGAGTTCCCGATGTCTTACCTCTGTCAGGCTCCGAGGGACGCAAAAAAAGCAGCATCGAAGACAGGTTATCCGGTTGTCGCAAAGCTTGATTCTCCCGACATTTCTCATAAAACAGAGCTTGAAGGTGTCAAAACAGGCCTGGAAGATAAAAAAGAAGTTACCGATGCGTTTCAGACGGTTATAGACAATGCGTACCATCAAACTAGCGGCGGAGGGATCGATATAAACGGAGTTGTAGTACAGGAACAGGTAGAAGGACTAGAGGTCGCCATAGGTCTGAAGAGGGATCCGCAGTTCGGCCCTATGGTAATGGTTGGGCTTGGAGGTATCTATATAGAGGCCTTACGAGATGTATCGTTCGGAATTGCGCCCATCAGCGAACAGGAAGCTGGGAAAATGATTGAGGAGCTTCAATCCCATGAGTTATTTGAAGGCGCCCGAGGCAAGGAGTTCGCCACGGAAAAGCTCAAGGCCGCGATTATACGGATGGGCGAGATCGGCCTCAACCATTCTGAAATCCAGGCTATAGACATCAATCCATTGATACTTACAGAGGACTCGGCGCTCGTAGCAGATATCGAAGTTGAGTCTGACCAGTAA
- a CDS encoding NAD(P)-dependent malic enzyme, with amino-acid sequence MTNREDALNLHSKKPGKISVEPAVKVETKEDLNLVYTPGVAEPCREIAKDSRKAYDYTTKGNMVAVVSDGSAVLGLGDIGPEASMPVMEGKANLMKKFGEVDGFPIVVNAENAKDIIEHTEGIAPTFGAINLEDIKSPRCFEVEKQLKEKLDIPVFHDDQHGTAIVVGAAIRNALDLTERNIEDSKIVVLGAGASGIAVSNFLLNLGAGELLPVDSSGILTTDDENKYKADLAQRTAASEQSGDLSDAMKDADVLIGLSTGGIVSKQMVESMADDSIVFALANPDPEIMPEEAKEAGAEIVATGRSDFPNQVNNSLAFPGIFRGALDARADEINEKMKKAASDVIKNFIEPEKDKIVPETLDKELAMAIAEKVEQTAESR; translated from the coding sequence ATGACTAACAGAGAGGACGCACTGAATCTTCACTCGAAAAAACCTGGAAAGATCTCGGTCGAACCCGCGGTAAAAGTCGAGACCAAGGAGGATTTAAACCTTGTTTATACTCCAGGCGTCGCAGAGCCATGTAGAGAAATAGCAAAGGACTCAAGAAAAGCATACGATTATACGACTAAAGGAAACATGGTCGCAGTTGTATCCGACGGTTCCGCAGTCCTTGGACTCGGAGATATCGGACCAGAAGCATCAATGCCGGTTATGGAAGGAAAAGCCAACCTAATGAAAAAATTCGGTGAAGTCGATGGATTCCCGATCGTAGTCAATGCTGAGAACGCCAAAGATATAATTGAACACACAGAAGGCATAGCTCCGACTTTCGGAGCAATAAATCTTGAAGACATCAAGTCTCCGCGATGCTTCGAAGTAGAAAAACAGCTGAAAGAAAAACTCGACATACCTGTGTTCCACGACGATCAACACGGCACAGCTATCGTTGTAGGCGCAGCTATCAGAAACGCACTTGATTTAACTGAGCGGAACATCGAGGATTCGAAAATAGTCGTCTTAGGCGCAGGAGCTTCCGGTATAGCCGTATCAAACTTCTTGCTTAACCTAGGGGCTGGAGAACTTCTGCCAGTCGATTCATCGGGCATACTAACAACTGACGATGAAAACAAGTACAAAGCCGATCTCGCACAGAGAACTGCGGCCTCCGAACAGTCCGGCGATCTCTCCGATGCTATGAAGGATGCTGACGTTCTAATCGGGCTTTCAACAGGAGGCATCGTATCAAAACAGATGGTTGAATCCATGGCGGATGATTCGATCGTTTTCGCCTTAGCAAACCCTGATCCAGAGATAATGCCGGAAGAAGCAAAGGAGGCTGGCGCTGAAATCGTAGCAACTGGTAGAAGCGATTTCCCTAATCAGGTCAACAACAGTTTGGCGTTCCCCGGTATTTTCAGAGGCGCACTTGACGCACGGGCCGATGAAATCAATGAAAAAATGAAGAAAGCGGCCTCGGATGTCATCAAAAACTTCATCGAACCAGAGAAAGACAAGATCGTGCCGGAAACTCTTGACAAAGAGCTTGCTATGGCTATTGCCGAAAAAGTCGAACAGACAGCAGAGAGTCGGTAA
- the map gene encoding type II methionyl aminopeptidase — MEKEVKENYIEAGKVIQKARKKAREVAEPGTSFVEIAETVEQLIRDEGLQPAFPVNLSVNEEAAHFTPAEDTERKLQEDDVLKIDIGAQSEGYIADTALTVNPSGKDQEIIDEVEKVLEEALDFLEPGVTVGELGTFIEKQVPDEYNIVQNLTGHSLGNYNQHAGLSIPNKANTNSYEFQEGDAVAIEPFLTTGTGTVKNGRDGNIYKLESERSVRSRTARQLMKKIKNYRGLPFTTRWMDLSGKEKMAFRKLLQQNIVRNYPVLQDKDGSVVAQAEHTVLVGADDGENVVTTRR, encoded by the coding sequence ATGGAGAAAGAAGTAAAGGAAAATTACATTGAAGCCGGAAAGGTGATCCAGAAAGCACGTAAGAAGGCCAGAGAGGTAGCGGAGCCAGGAACTTCGTTTGTAGAGATCGCGGAGACGGTAGAGCAGCTAATCCGTGATGAAGGTCTTCAGCCCGCATTTCCTGTAAACTTATCGGTTAATGAGGAAGCCGCTCACTTTACGCCTGCGGAAGACACTGAGAGAAAGCTACAGGAAGACGATGTCTTAAAGATCGATATAGGCGCACAGTCCGAAGGCTACATCGCGGATACAGCGTTAACTGTTAATCCTTCGGGTAAAGACCAGGAAATCATTGATGAAGTGGAAAAAGTACTTGAGGAAGCATTAGATTTCCTTGAGCCAGGTGTAACTGTCGGAGAGCTTGGAACCTTTATCGAAAAACAGGTTCCGGATGAATACAACATCGTCCAGAACCTTACAGGCCACTCTCTTGGAAACTACAATCAGCACGCAGGTCTCTCGATCCCTAACAAGGCAAATACCAACAGCTACGAGTTCCAGGAAGGAGATGCCGTCGCGATTGAGCCGTTTCTGACAACAGGCACAGGTACTGTCAAAAACGGCCGGGATGGGAACATCTACAAGCTTGAGTCCGAACGGTCTGTCAGGAGCCGTACCGCCCGCCAGTTAATGAAAAAGATCAAGAACTACCGTGGTCTTCCGTTTACAACTCGCTGGATGGATCTAAGCGGCAAAGAAAAGATGGCGTTCCGGAAGCTTCTTCAGCAAAACATTGTACGGAACTATCCAGTCTTACAGGACAAGGATGGCTCTGTGGTCGCACAGGCAGAACACACTGTGCTTGTTGGAGCTGATGACGGCGAGAACGTAGTCACTACTCGTCGATAA
- a CDS encoding DsbA family protein — translation MDLPEVFETKFELQATHLIGLFFALGLTVGFASGTTFKDLTAPRIATSDTPQPDTGSGTDTNSGKLDLSNINNSRDPVLGQEDAEVTMVIYEDFECPFCKRFESGAVPQIENNYVRSGEVKIVWKDFPLQRIHPWATRAAETAECVYRQDEEAFWNVKDTVFDNQESLSESNVVEKIKGWASEEDVSPSAVQSCLDNGNPRDAVRDDMEEATSFDTMVGGNSFVSGTPSVVIYSEGDQRGEPLVGAQPYSAVKQVIESKLGQ, via the coding sequence ATGGATTTACCAGAGGTATTTGAAACAAAGTTTGAGCTACAGGCAACCCATCTAATAGGACTGTTTTTCGCATTAGGGCTTACAGTAGGGTTTGCTAGCGGAACAACTTTCAAGGATCTCACAGCTCCGAGAATAGCTACCTCAGATACCCCTCAACCAGATACAGGTTCGGGGACAGACACAAACTCCGGTAAACTCGATTTATCAAATATTAACAACAGCAGAGACCCTGTTCTAGGACAGGAAGATGCGGAAGTAACAATGGTCATTTATGAAGACTTTGAATGTCCTTTCTGTAAACGCTTCGAATCAGGAGCAGTCCCGCAGATAGAAAACAACTATGTAAGGTCCGGAGAGGTAAAGATAGTCTGGAAAGACTTCCCTCTACAGAGAATACATCCCTGGGCGACAAGAGCAGCAGAAACCGCCGAATGCGTCTACAGACAGGACGAAGAAGCGTTCTGGAACGTTAAAGACACAGTATTCGACAACCAGGAAAGTTTAAGCGAGTCCAACGTCGTTGAAAAAATCAAAGGCTGGGCGAGCGAGGAAGATGTTTCCCCAAGTGCCGTCCAGAGCTGTCTGGATAACGGAAATCCTCGGGACGCTGTCCGTGACGACATGGAAGAGGCTACAAGCTTCGATACCATGGTCGGTGGCAACTCGTTCGTCTCCGGAACACCCTCGGTTGTAATCTACAGCGAGGGCGATCAACGGGGAGAACCGCTTGTAGGCGCACAGCCGTACTCGGCGGTAAAACAGGTAATCGAATCAAAGCTAGGACAGTGA
- a CDS encoding CDC48 family AAA ATPase: MTENEDVKLRVGEVPPNAQQDIGRGIIRIDSTVMEELEIAEGDAVTIEGGRKTVGRVARSYPADKGLGIARMDGYMRKNAGTSLGEKVTVQKAELKEADRVTLAPAEEGVVIQVSNPNIFKRALSGRAVTKGDIVVPGDGDGRKSVFDEMFDLDVDQFRFSFGETKLAVVNTKPNGPVKITENTEIEVKQQAVKGGSQEQQVQVPEVTYEDIGGLDSEIQQVREMIELPLKHPEVFQQLGIDAPSGVLLHGPPGTGKTLLAKAVANEADATFMSINGPEIMSKYYGESEKQLREKFEEAQDNSPAIIFIDEIDAIASKRGEAGGEVERRVVAQLLSLMDGLEERENVIVIAATNRVDAIDSALRRGGRFDREIEIGVPNRQGRKEILQIHTRNMPLTDEVELDSVADMTHGYVGADLEAVCKEAAMSVLRNVLPEIDLDDEIPSEIMEKLVVNQGALKEGIRKVQPSAMREVMVEVPKVSWEDVGGLHDTQEKLQEMVEWPQKYPERFKRMGIEVPKGILLYGLPGTGKTLLAKAVANEANANFISIKGPEIFSKYVGESEESIREVFKKARQVAPCILFIDEIDSIATRRGSRSDSGVGDRVVNQLLTELDGIESLEGVTVIAATNRPDLIDPALLRPGRIDRSIEVEVPDVEGRKKILDVHTGKMPLAEDIDLEKLSEDLEGYVGSDIEALCREAGMKALRGDPDSEEVTLEDFEEAMKEVKPTATEENIDHYKQMMQRMEEIDTSDKTPDYFG; encoded by the coding sequence ATGACAGAAAACGAAGACGTTAAGCTGAGAGTGGGAGAGGTCCCGCCAAACGCACAGCAAGACATAGGCCGAGGAATCATCCGCATAGACTCAACGGTGATGGAAGAGCTAGAGATAGCCGAAGGCGATGCCGTAACAATTGAAGGCGGCCGCAAAACCGTTGGAAGAGTAGCAAGAAGCTATCCGGCCGACAAAGGACTTGGAATCGCACGCATGGATGGCTACATGCGGAAAAACGCAGGCACCAGCCTAGGAGAGAAAGTAACAGTACAAAAGGCAGAGTTAAAAGAAGCAGATAGAGTAACACTCGCTCCAGCCGAAGAAGGAGTAGTCATCCAGGTATCAAACCCCAACATCTTCAAACGCGCACTTTCCGGACGCGCAGTCACCAAAGGCGATATAGTAGTACCCGGAGACGGCGACGGACGGAAAAGCGTATTTGACGAGATGTTCGACCTGGACGTCGATCAGTTCCGGTTCTCATTCGGAGAGACCAAGCTAGCGGTTGTAAACACCAAGCCGAACGGTCCTGTAAAGATAACTGAGAACACGGAGATCGAGGTCAAACAGCAGGCTGTAAAGGGCGGAAGCCAGGAACAGCAGGTCCAAGTACCAGAGGTCACCTACGAGGACATCGGAGGACTTGACAGCGAGATCCAGCAAGTAAGAGAGATGATCGAGCTACCTCTAAAGCATCCAGAGGTTTTCCAACAGCTGGGAATCGATGCCCCAAGCGGAGTACTGCTACACGGACCGCCGGGAACCGGGAAGACCCTGCTAGCGAAAGCAGTGGCAAACGAAGCCGATGCGACTTTCATGTCCATTAACGGCCCGGAGATCATGTCCAAGTACTACGGAGAGTCCGAAAAACAGCTGCGTGAAAAGTTCGAAGAAGCACAGGATAACTCTCCGGCAATCATCTTCATCGACGAGATAGATGCCATCGCCTCTAAACGTGGAGAAGCCGGCGGAGAAGTAGAGCGAAGAGTTGTCGCACAGCTACTTTCACTGATGGACGGTCTTGAGGAACGTGAAAACGTTATCGTTATCGCAGCGACAAACCGCGTGGATGCAATCGATTCCGCACTTAGACGTGGAGGACGTTTCGACCGTGAGATCGAGATCGGTGTTCCAAACCGCCAGGGACGTAAGGAAATCCTGCAGATCCACACCCGGAACATGCCGCTGACAGATGAAGTCGAGTTAGATTCGGTCGCGGACATGACACACGGCTACGTCGGAGCAGACCTAGAAGCAGTCTGTAAGGAGGCTGCGATGAGCGTCTTACGGAACGTATTACCTGAGATCGATCTGGACGATGAGATACCAAGCGAGATAATGGAGAAACTGGTCGTAAACCAGGGCGCACTCAAGGAAGGCATCCGGAAAGTCCAGCCATCCGCTATGAGAGAGGTCATGGTGGAAGTTCCGAAGGTCTCATGGGAAGACGTCGGAGGCCTACACGACACCCAGGAAAAGCTTCAGGAAATGGTCGAGTGGCCACAGAAATACCCTGAAAGGTTCAAACGCATGGGCATCGAAGTTCCGAAAGGAATCTTACTTTACGGGCTACCGGGAACCGGGAAGACACTGCTAGCGAAAGCAGTAGCAAACGAGGCAAATGCGAACTTCATTTCAATCAAGGGACCTGAGATCTTCTCCAAATACGTCGGAGAGTCCGAAGAATCAATCCGAGAAGTCTTCAAGAAAGCCCGGCAGGTCGCACCTTGTATCCTGTTCATAGATGAGATCGATTCAATCGCAACCCGGAGAGGCTCGAGAAGCGACTCCGGTGTCGGGGACCGAGTAGTTAACCAGCTACTGACAGAACTCGATGGAATCGAAAGCCTTGAAGGCGTCACAGTCATCGCGGCAACCAACCGACCGGATCTGATCGATCCAGCGCTATTGAGACCTGGAAGAATCGATAGGTCGATTGAAGTCGAGGTGCCGGACGTAGAAGGACGCAAGAAGATTCTCGATGTCCACACAGGCAAGATGCCTCTAGCCGAGGACATTGACCTAGAGAAACTATCGGAAGATCTCGAAGGATACGTTGGCAGCGATATCGAAGCATTATGCCGCGAAGCAGGTATGAAAGCTCTGCGAGGCGATCCGGACAGCGAAGAAGTAACATTAGAGGACTTCGAGGAAGCAATGAAGGAAGTTAAGCCAACCGCGACAGAGGAAAACATCGATCACTACAAGCAGATGATGCAGAGAATGGAAGAGATCGATACCTCCGATAAAACACCAGATTACTTCGGCTAG